The Kryptolebias marmoratus isolate JLee-2015 linkage group LG18, ASM164957v2, whole genome shotgun sequence genome includes a region encoding these proteins:
- the utp20 gene encoding small subunit processome component 20 homolog isoform X1, whose product MKIKCKSSYHKSENTHRFLTFAERLANVNIDVIHRVDRTGSYAEEVETYFSEGLTKWRDLNLTEHFTTFLKEVVNKSQSFNMLVFHQKSIVESLKTHLAVKDSLGLQPLLDLVVQLARDLQADFYPHFPDFFLLITSLLDTKDTELLEWAFTCLSYLYKYLWRLMVKDMTNIYSLYSTLLEHKKEHIRKFAAESFSFLMRKVPDLDGLLNLMFSDLERHPDKVEGAGQLLFEMCRGVRNMLHSCAATVLPVVLRKLGPTTSCGVCLPWNAVRDAVDHMSQAAAEHVVKEHFLVWWDSLQVAVEEVSAVAEAKGEAADVATEQLERLLFVLHTLVSHRGGAKVTKPETVCQVALRLIDSSCLSTSCSRLLLQITSSLLLGENISLPEGLVQKTIQKVFSSKLEQDLILEFTKEMFTMNQFEQLFLPSLLRFVAGLFDRGGAPFRHSALDALVSLILVKAPPPTVGSMAFETYPLLFTGHTTSSSEASGSVPELVLSLIRAPEERTITDLSLPWTALVLLPHLRPLSPADVVPAVAAFLHRLLHEIEEEKMGRAALFVARQALSCLLSLDSSVLVSVDKINSVLRKFPTDPSALLLGDLYYTRLALSGASDHLSHNAMLELFTMLHANFSSNIPKIRLLTLRIFSQFEAQLPPQPEGEEGAEVQSVFAVCLLAEQVPASVQDYREKLLHLRKLRHDLVQRSLPLGPPGAFQQVPLRYLIAMLFVNFRPLWDSVIELLVSHARGMDNKDFWRVYYENLDMVAALAEKDLDENDEDDGGEDESGPRGEPGCDVIESGDAGVLFLNQLKATSDPSDRTDFPNFRGLLWRAMAQFPDRVEPRSRELSPLLLRFIKNEFYSSDMLVSPTQDLRKRRDADQEEMETDEENHHHQEDQEEEEAEEGTKQQKKALPRRLAAKQLITHLKVFAKFTNPRSLYLESSLSDLYHQLLSHQDQQIQQVALECVLAYKDPNIAPYRENLERLLDDKHFKEEIVRFNISEETGVVDPSHRSQLIPLLMRILFGRLRSKSGSKFQGKASATARSSIILRFLAGCQTEELGMFIDLILEPIRHYSQGSCLSAVKRAVAETDLAAVLPLGRQHSLLNIINVVIQKLGHLIHGYLPKVLQILLCVTASASAILDQRDQLRPGCVSPLKNLRRLGILRIQDFFDDFDFYNFGSDEIDAVFEAVVWPQVRRLPKESPYSPTPLLKLIHVWCKNARFFPLLAKQKPDQPECDVLLNVFALLSAKNASPATIAVVMDMAESLATAEEFVASETEAALVVNGCAFPRPEERAAVASEPLTEGSRLLLPHVSALLHYFSRVVCSSDRLKKKKFRAQVAKELNILSKVSRFVSNKEQSSVLISLLLPYLQKGNNPQETEIDILATVQNLLRRSVQPSAFLRPLSKLFAVIHNKLPRKALVTVFQTLSDLDPSLTHITNLSTKLNAFDSRHLDEIYFDVRLTAFQDATRRVKEMQTLDLDYISTVIYNCFHTFEIGDMSLADNASLCLAAVIAQVAAAGVGEQIYKDVIQHTILDAVHRGLHSKTESVQQEYTTVLACLVKNFPARKEFRDLVQLTDYNDPESDFFEHMKHIQIHRRGRALRKLAKQLTEGTVVMTPRSLQNYIMPYALTALMDEKMLKHENMTSASVEVVGAVCRRLTWSKYLYYLKHFIHILQTAQLEQKLAVSLLVSVLDAFRFDHQTLSREMEAAKAREAGNITIDTDDKTEALDTNNDDKEMEIDRGADVPMETDSAEGEKQDVSKEVASTKSKSEAAPKLAAMCSGLPQSREELESLIKTIHQTVNDSVLPRLNKCLTAKVTRDEEHKAVKSKDVKNEEVARVPIAFAMIKLMQTLPPHIMEANLPGILIKVCVLLRNRFQEIRDVARGTLVKIIETLGCRYLQYLLKEMQGVLVKGYQVHVLTFTVYQLLSALSPTLTSGDLDPCMNMLIDIFNNELFGAVAEEKEVKGIVSKLMEARHSKSMDSYELLARFCSKESISKLILPLKEVLESSAKLKVCNRVAAVLRRLILGLLVNSGMTSRDILLLSHGLVSESLPLLTKSGREKPPAPPPDPRLPPPSCLLLPPTPKRGGQKAPVSSRTNMHILVDAGLKLLHLSLKKSKVNSSEPSALEMLDPFVLLLLECLDSMHVKVITEALVAFTWLLKFPLPAVEQNAGQLTKQLFVLLKDYSKAGAARGENYNLVQNCFKAMTVLVKNIKSNQISETQLQVLLGYAEEDIYDQSRQATAFGLLKAILSRKLVVPEMEEVLKKVAKLAVTGSNAMIRVHCRQIYLKYLLDYPLGKKLKRHVDFVVAQLQYEHDTGRESVLEMLASIFQTFPQKQLFTYQSLFFAPLALVVVNDDSARCKKMAATAIKMLLAQLDSNHKNTLFSFVNTWLNAEKGSMRRLGAQICGLFVEVEEEEFVHRMDDLLPLLEREIHPDNFEDIEEEQDERGADKLLFSYLTLISKLNKHCHLLELCKPRDTLLHIWGHIEAHLRHPHCWVWLTASQLFGQLFAAQQAEQLVAVWRGEGEDPSSRPAATDFITSGLDKKMRELALSFCHQLQSKFLDTASGEQVIKNLLFAGKVIYLVSPESHVTSQEEVKDEEEHSENENDDEEKEKEKEAEEEEEDDKDKPPSLLWLMKKLSLMAKREAAYSPKVSLKRTCVFKFLGATAVTLGKERLSPYLTTMVSPLYRELDSTYADQDPTLKNLAQELIELLKKQVGLERFSLAFSAVQREFSQRRAARKRHRAMQAVANPDIAAKKKLKKHRNKIEAKKRKIEFLRPGYKAKKHRSHALKDLAMVQ is encoded by the exons GTTCTTCCTGTGGTGCTGCGTAAGCTCGGCCCCACAACCAGCTGTGGCGTCTGTCTACCTTGGAACGCCGTCAGGGATGCTGTGGATCACATGTCGCAGGCCGCCGCCGAGCATGTCGTCAAAGAGCACTTCCTGGTTTGGTGGGACTCTCTTCAG GTCGCCGTGGAGGAGGTCTCGGCTGTCGCGGAGGCGAAGGGAGAAGCTGCAGACGTGGCGACAGAGCAGCTGGAGaggctgctgtttgttctgcaCACGCTGGTGTCCCACAGGGGCGGAGCCAAAGTCACCAAACCGGAGACGGTCTGCCAG GTGGCTCTGCGGCTGATTGACAGCTCATGTTTGTCCACCTCCTGCTCCCGGCTCCTCCTCCAGAtcacctcctctctgctcctcggGGAGAACATCAGCCTCCCCGAGGGGCTCGTTCAGAAAACCATCCAAAAG GTGTTCAGCAGCAAACTGGAGCAGGATCTGATTCTGGAGTTCACCAAGGAGATGTTCACCATGAACCAGTTTGAGCAG ctcttCCTCCCCAGCCTGCTGCGCTTCGTCGCCGGGTTGTTCGACCGCGGCGGCGCCCCGTTTCGCCACAGCGCCCTCGACGCGCTCGTCAGCCTGATCCTCGTCAAAGCCCCGCCCCCGACGGTCGGCTCCATGGCCTTTGAGACCTACCCGCTTCTCTTCACCGGACACACCACAAG cagcagcgAGGCGAGCGGTTCGGTACCAGAGCTGGTTCTGTCTCTGATCCGAGCTCCAGAGGAGAGGACCATCACCGACCTGTCGCTGCCGTGGACCGCGCTGGTGCTGCTCCCGCACCTCCG ACCTTTGTCTCCAGCTGACGTTGTTCCTGCCGTGGCGGCTTTCCTCCACCGTCTTCTGCATGAGATTGAGGAAGAAAAAATGGGACGAG CTGCTCTGTTTGTAGCCAGACAGGCTCTGAGCTGCCTCCTCTCTTTGGACAGCTCCGTCCTCGTCTCCGTGGACAAGATCAACTCCGTCCTACG GAAGTTCCCCACAGACCCGTCGGCTCTGCTGCTCGGAGACTTGTACTACACCCGCCTGGCGCTCAGCGGCGCATCAGACCACCTGTCCCACAATGCAATGCTGGAGCTCTTCACTATGCTGCACGCCAACTTCTCCTCAAACATCCCGAAG ATCCGTCTGCTGACGCTGAGGATCTTCTCCCAGTTTGAGGCGCAGCTTCCGCCACAACCTGAG GGGGAGGAGGGCGCGGAGGTGCAGTCGGTGTTCGCGGTCTGCCTGTTGGCCGAGCAGGTTCCAGCTTCGGTGCAGGACTACAGAGAGAAGCTGCTCCACCTGCGGAAGCTGAGGCACGACCTGGTGCAGCGCAGCCTGCCGCTCGGGCCGCCCGGCGCCTTCCAGCAG gTTCCTCTGCGGTATCTCATCGCCATGCTGTTTGTGAACTTCAGGCCGCTGTGGGATTCGGTCATTGAACTTCTCGT GAGCCATGCCAGAGGAATGGACAACAAGGACTTCTGGAGGGTCTATTATGAAAATCTGGACATGGTGGCAGCTCTGGCTG AAAAAGATCTGGACGAGAATGACGAAGATGACGGCGGTGAGGATGAGTCAGGCCCGCGAGGCGAGCCGGGCTGTGACGTCATCGAAAGCGGCGACGCGGGGGTCCTGTTCCTGAACCAGCTCAAAGCGACCTCTGACCCCAGCGACAGGACCGACTTCCCCAACTTCCGTGGCCTGCTGTGGCGAGCCATGGCCCAGTTCCCCGACAGGGTGGAGCCTCGCAGCCGAGAACTGAGCCCGCTGCTGCTCCGCTTTATCAA GAACGAGTTCTACTCCAGCGACATGCTGGTGTCGCCGACTCAGGACCTGAGGAAGCGAAGAGATGCAGAtcaggaggagatggagacGGACGAGgagaatcatcatcatcaggaggaccaggaggaggaggaggcagaggaggggaccaaacagcagaagaagGCGCTTCCAAGGAGACTTGCTGCAAA ACAACTTATTACTCATTTGAAGGTGTTCGCCAAATTCACCAACCCCCGATCTCTGTATCTGGAGAGCAGCCTCAGCGACCTCTATCACCAG CTGTTGAGCCATCAGGATCAGCAGATTCAGCAGGTGGCCCTGGAGTGCGTCCTCGCATACAAAGACCCCAACATTGCACCGTACAG GGAGAACCTTGAGAGGCTGCTGGATGACAAACACTTCAAAGAGGAGATTGTCCGATTCAACATTTCCGAGGAGACGGGAGTGGTCGATCCTTCCCACAGAAGCCAACTTATCCCTCTGCTCATGAG GATCCTGTTTGGCCGACTGCGAAGTAAATCGGGCAGTAAGTTCCAGGGGAAGGCGAGCGCCACCGCCCGCTCCTCCATCATTTTACGCTTCCTGGCTGGTTGCCAGACCGAGGAGCTGGGGATGTTCATCGACCTGATTCTAGAGCCCATCCGCCACTACAGCCAGG GATCCTGCCTGTCTGCGGTGAAACGGGCTGTAGCTGAGACGGACCTGGCTGCTGTCCTTCCTCTGGGCCGTCAGCACAGCCTGCTGAACATCATCAATGTGGTGATACAGAAACTGGGACACCTCATCCACGGCTACCTGCCCAAAGTGCTGCAGATCCTGCTGTGTGTCACCGCCTCCGCGTCGGCCATCTTGGACCAAAGGGACCAG CTGCGACCCGGATGCGTCAGCCCTCTGAAGAACCTGAGGAGACTCGGTATCCTGAGGATTCAGGATTTCTTCGACGACTTCGACTTTTATAACTTCGGCTCGGATGAGATCGATGCCGTGTTCGAGGCCGTCGTCTGGCCTCAG GTGCGCCGTCTCCCCAAGGAGAGCCCCTACTCCCCCACCCCTCTGCTGAAGCTCATCCACGTGTGGTGCAAAAACGCCAG GTTTTTCCCCCTCCTCGCCAAGCAGAAACCGGACCAGCCGGAGTGCGACGTCCTTCTGAACGTCTTTGCCCTCCTCTCGGCCAAAAACGCCTCCCCGGCTACCATCGCCGTGGTGATGGACATGGCCGAGTCTCTGGCAACGGCCGAGGAGTTCGTCGCCTCGGAAACCGAAGCGGCGCTCGTCGTGAACGGCTGCGCGTTCCCACGGCCCGAAGAGCGCGCCGCCGTGGCCTCAG AGCCGCTGACTGAGGGCTCCCGGCTGCTGCTGCCTCACGTCTCCGCCCTGCTGCACTACTTCAGCAGAGTCGTTTGCAGCTCCGAcaggctgaagaagaagaagttcaGGGCTCAGGTGGCTAAAGAGCTCAACATCCTCTCCAA GGTGAGTCGATTCGTTAGCAACAAGGAGCAGAGTTCGGTGCTGATCAGCCTGCTGCTTCCGTATCTCCAGAAAGGCAACAACCCTCAG GAGACGGAGATCGACATCCTGGCCACGGTTCAGAACCTGCTGCGGCGGAGCGTGCAGCCGTCCGCCTTCCTGCGGCCGCTCAGCAAACTCTTCGCCGTTATTCACAACAAGCTGCCCAGGAAGGCCCTCGTCACCGTCTTCCAG ACTCTGTCAGATCTGGACCCTTCGCTCACACACATCACCAATTTATCCACAAAG CTGAACGCCTTCGACAGCCGACACCTCGACGAGATCTACTTCGACGTGCGCCTGACTGCTTTCCAGGACGCCACCAGACGGGTGAAGGAAATGCAAACTCTGGACCTGGATTACATCAGCACCGTCATATACAACTGCTTCCACACGTTCGAG atCGGTGACATGTCGCTGGCGGACAACGCCTCCTTGTGCTTGGCGGCGGTAATCGCTCAGGTGGCAGCCGCCGGGGTTGGGGAGCAGATCTACAAGGACGTGATACAGCACACCATCCTGGACGCTGTCCACAGGGGGCTCCACAGCAAGACGGAG AGTGTGCAGCAAGAATACACCACGGTCCTCGCCTGTCTGGTGAAGAACTTCCCCGCCAGGAAAGAGTTCAGAGACCTGGTCCAGCTCACCGACTACAACGACCCCGAGTCTGACTTCTTCGAGCACATGAAGCACATCCAG ATCCACCGTCGGGGTCGTGCCCTCAGGAAGTTGGCCAAACAGCTGACGGAGGGCACGGTGGTGATGACGCCGCGCTCCCTGCAGAATTACATCATGCCGTACGCCCTGACAGCCCTGATGGACGAGAAGATGCTGAAG CATGAGAACATGACGTCAGCGTCGGTGGAGGTGGTGGGCGCCGTGTGTCGCAGGCTGACCTGGTCCAAGTACCTGTACTACCTGAAACACTTCATCCACATCCTGCAGACGGCACAGTTGGAACAGAAACTGGCTGTCAG TttgcttgtttctgtgttggatGCTTTCCGTTTTGACCATCAGACCCTCAGCAGAGAAATGGAAGCTGCCAAAGCCAGAGAAG ctgGGAACATTACAATCGACACAGATGACAAAACCGAAGCTTTGGACACCAACAATGACGATAAAGAGATGGAGATCGACCGCGGGGCTGACGTTCCCATGGAAACGGACTCTGCTGAAGGCGAAAAGCAGGACGTATCGAAGGAAGTGGCCTCGACGAAATCCAAGTCGGAGGCAGCGCCTAAATTAGCCGCCATGTGCAGCGGTTTGCCgcagagcagagaggagctgGAGTCCCTGATCAAAACGATCCACCAGACTGTTAATGACAGCGTGCTGCCGCGCCTGAACAAGTGTCTGACTGCGAAG GTGACGCGGGACGAGGAGCACAAGGCAGTGAAGTCCAAGGACGTGAAGAATGAGGAGGTGGCCCGGGTCCCGATCGCCTTCGCCATGATCAAACTGATGCAGACTCTGCCGCCACACATCATGGAGGCCAACCTCCCAGG GATCCTGATCAAGGTTTGCGTTCTGCTGAGGAACCGTTTCCAGGAGATCCGCGACGTAGCGCGAGGAACTCTGGTGAAGATCATCGAGACCCTGGGCTGCAGGTATCTGCAGTATCTGCTCAAAGAGATGCAGGGGGTTCTGGTCAAAGGCTACCAG GTTCACGTGTTGACATTCACGGTGTACCAGCTGCTGTCGGCGCTCAGTCCGACCCTCACGAGCGGAGACTTGGACCCCTGCATGAACATGCTCATTGAT ATCTTCAACAACGAGCTGTTCGGGGCGGTGGCCGAGGAAAAAGAAGTCAAAGGCATCGTTTCCAAGCTGATGGAGGCGCGGCACAGCAAGAGCATGGACTCGTACGAGCTGCTGGCGCGCTTCTGCAGCAAAGAGAGCATCAGCAAGCTCATCCTGCCGCTGAAGGAG GTCCTAGAGAGCTCAGCTAAACTGAAGGTGTGTAACCGGGTGGCTGCTGTGCTGCGGCGGCTGATCCTGGGTCTGCTCGTCAACAGCGGCATGACGTCACGTGACATCCTGCTGCTGAGCCACGGCCTGGTGAGCGAGAGCCTGCCTCTGCTCACCAAGAGCGGCCG AGAGAAGCCTCCAGCGCCTCCTCCTGACCCCAGGCTGCCTCCTCCCAGCTGCCTGCTCCTTCCTCCGACTCCAAAGAGAGGAGGACAGAAGGCTCCCGTCAGCAGCCGCACCAACATGCACATCCTGGTGGACGCTGGCCTCAAG ctgctccacctgaGTCTGAAGAAATCTAAAGTGAATTCATCAGAGCCGTCTGCTCTGGAGATGCTGGACccgtttgttctgctgctgctcgaATGCCTCGACTCCATGCACGTCAAG GTGATCACAGAGGCTCTGGTCGCGTTCACCTGGTTGCTGAAGTTCCCTCTGCCAGCGGTGGAGCAGAACGCCGGCCAGCTGACCAAGCAGCTCTTTGTCCTGCTGAAGGATTACTCGAAGGCTGGAGCTGCCCGCGGGGAGAACTATAACCTGGTCCAGAACTGCTTCAAG GCCATGACTGTTCTGGTAAAGAACATCAAAAGCAACCAGATCTCTGAGACCCAGCTGCAGGTGCTGCTGGGATACGCCGAGGAGGACATCTACGACCAGTCGCGACAGGCCACCGCCTTCGGCCTGCTCAAG GCGATCCTGTCTAGGAAGCTCGTCGTCCCAGAGATGGAGGAAGTGTTGAAAAAAGTGGCCAAGTTGGCCGTTACCGGGAGCAACGCTATGATCAGAGTTCACTGTCGACAG ATCTACCTGAAGTACCTGCTGGACTACCCGCTGGGGAAGAAGCTGAAGAGGCACGTGGACTTCGTGGTGGCGCAGCTGCAGTACGAGCACGACACCGGCAGGGAGTCTGTGCTGGAAATGCTGGCGTCCATCTTCCAGACTTTCCCTCAG AAGCAGCTGTTCACCTACCAAAGTCTGTTCTTTGCCCCGCTGGCTCTCGTCGTGGTCAACGATGACTCTGCGCGCTGTAAGaaaatggctgccacggccATCAAGATGCTGCTCGCCCAGCTGGACTCGAACCACAAGAACACCTTGTTCTCCTTCGTCAACACCTGGCTGAACGCAGAAAAg GGCAGCATGCGGCGCCTTGGAGCTCAGATTTGCGGCCTGTtcgtggaggtggaggaggaggagtttgtCCATCGAATGGACGACCTGCTGCCACTGCTGGAAAGAGAAATCCACCCCGACAACTTTGAAGAC ATCGAGGAGGAGCAGGATGAGAGAGGAGCTGACAAGCTGCTCTTCAGTTATCTGACTCTCATatccaaactaaacaaacactgccacctgctggagcTCTGCAAGCCTCGAGACACACTCCTTCATATCTggg GTCACATCGAAGCCCACCTGCGGCACCCTCACTGCTGGGTGTGGCTCACCGCCTCGCAGCTCTTTGGTCAGCTCTTTGCCGCTCAGCAGGCCGAGCAGCTGGTCGCCGTttggagaggagagggagaagaTCCCTCGTCTCGACCGGCAGCCACCGACTTCATCACCAGCGGCCTGGATAAGAAG ATGAGAGAGTTGGCGTTAAGTTTCTGCCATCAGCTGCAGTCGAAGTTCCTGGACACGGCGTCAGGAGAGCAG GTGATCAAGAACCTTCTGTTTGCCGGGAAGGTGATTTACCTCGTCTCCCCAGAGTCTCACGTCACTTCTCAGGAAGAAGTGAAAGACGAGGAAGAGCACAGTGAGAATGAAAACGATGacgaagagaaagaaaaggaaaaggaagcagaagaggaggaggaggatgacaaAGACAAGCCTCCCTCCCTTCTGTGGCTGATGAAGAAGCTGTCTCTGATGGCAAAGAGAGAAGCAGCTTACTCTCCCAAAGTTTCCCTCAAG aGAACGTGTGTGTTTAAGTTCCTGGGAGCGACGGCTGTGACTCTCGGGAAGGAGCGGCTCAGTCCATACCTCACCACCATGGTCTCTCCTCTGTACCGAGAGCTGGACAGCACATACGCAGACCAAG ACCCGACGCTGAAGAACTTGGCCCAGGAGCTGATCGAGCTTCTGAAGAAGCAGGTGGGTCTAGAGAGATTCTCTCTGGCCTTCTCTGCAGTCCAGAGGGAGTTCTCACAGAGGCGAGCGGCACGCAAACGACACCGCGCCATGCAG GCGGTGGCGAACCCGGACATCGCTGCCAAGAAGAAACTCAAGAAGCACAGGAATAAAATCGAAGCCAAAAAGAGAAAGATCGAGTTCCTGCGGCCCGGATATAAAGCGAAGAAGCACCGGAGCCATGCCCTGAAAGACCTGGCCATGGTGCAGTGA